The following are encoded in a window of Oncorhynchus keta strain PuntledgeMale-10-30-2019 chromosome 10, Oket_V2, whole genome shotgun sequence genomic DNA:
- the LOC118389169 gene encoding UTP--glucose-1-phosphate uridylyltransferase-like isoform X2, whose amino-acid sequence MAEFQEKLRLQHETSMHKELEKLLTTAKGAEQEISKKDFEGFKNLFHRFLQVKGPSVKWDKIHKPPEDLIHPYDKIKAQVLPDSVAASLNKLVVVKLNGGLGTSMGCKGPKSVISVRNENTFLDLTVHQIEHLNKTFNVDVPLVLMNSFNTDEDTKKILQKYTHHRVHIHTFNQSRYPRINKESLLPVAKDLGMHGDHADAWYPPGHGDIYASFYNSGLLDQLIAAGKEYIFVSNIDNLGATVDLFILNHLMTQPKDKRCEFIMEVTDKTRADVKGGTLIQYDDKLRLLEIAQVPKAHVDEFKSVTKFKIFNTNNLWISLAAIKRLHEQNAMDMEIIVNPKTLDGGLNVIQLETAVGAAIKAFDNALGVNVPRSRFLPVKTSSDLLLVMSNLYSLDAGSLTMSKKREFPSTPHVKLGSSFTKVHDFLMRFESIPDMLELDHLTVSGDVTFGKNVSLKGTVIIIANHGDRIDIPAGAVLENKIVSGNLRILDH is encoded by the exons ATGGCAGAGTTTCAGGAGAAGCTGCGGCTTCAGCATGAGACCTCCATGCACAAAGAGCTGGAGAAGCTGCTGACCACAGCCAAGGGGGCTGAACAGGAG ATTTCCAAAAAGGACTTTGAGGGTTTTAAGAACCTCTTCCACAGATTCCTCCAGGTGAAAGGACCCTCTGTGAAATGGGACAAGATCCACAAGCCCCCAGAGGATCTG ATCCACCCCTATGACAAGATCAAGGCCCAGGTGCTGCCGGACAGCGTGGCGGCCAGCCTCAACAAGCTGGTGGTGGTCAAGCTCAACGGAGGCCTTGGCACCAGCATGGGCTGCAAGGGCCCCAAGAGTGTCATCAGTGTCCGCAATGAGAACACCTTCCTGGACCTCACTGTCCATCAAATAGAG CACTTAAACAAGACATTCAACGTGGACGTGCCTCTGGTTCTCATGAACTCCTTCAACACAGACGAGGACACTAAGAAGATCCTGCAGAAGTACACACACCACCGGGTGCACATCCACACGTTCAACCAgagcag ATACCCGAGGATCAACAAGGAGTCCCTGCTGCCTGTGGCTAAGGACCTGGGAATGCACGGCGACCACGCAGACGCCTGGTACCCGCCCGGCCACGGAGACATCTACGCCAGCTTTTACAACTCCGGCCTGCTGGACCAGCTGATCGCCGCGGGCAAGGAGTACATCTTCGTGTCCAACATAGACAACCTGGGTGCCACCGTGGACCTGTTCATCCTCAACCACCTGATGACGCAGCCCAAAGACAAGCGCTGCGAGTTCATCATGGAGGTGACGGACAAGACCCGCGCAGACGTCAAG GGTGGCACGCTGATCCAGTACGACGACAAGCTGCGTCTGCTGGAGATTGCCCAGGTGCCCAAAGCCCACGTGGACGAGTTCAAGTCGGTCACCAAGTTCAAGATCTTCAACACCAACAACCTGTGGATCTCCCTGGCCGCCATTAAGAGGCTGCACGAGCAGAACGCCATGGACATGGAGATCATCGTCAACCCCAAG ACGCTGGACGGTGGTCTGAACGTGATCCAGTTAGAAACAGCGGTGGGCGCCGCGATCAAGGCCTTCGACAACGCCCTAGGTGTCAACGTGCCCCGTAGCCGCTTCCTTCCCGTCAAGACCTCGTCGGACCTGCTGCTGGTCATGTCAAACCTCTACAGCCTGGATGCCGGCTCGCTCACCATGAGCAAGAAGAGGGAGTTCCCCTCCACGCCACACGTCAAGCTGGGCAGCTCTTTCACCAAG GTCCATGACTTCCTGATGAGGTTTGAGAGCATCCCAGACATGCTAGAACTGGATCACCTGACAGTTTCAGGGGACGTCACCTTTGGAAAGAACGTCTCTCTCAAG GGAACTGTCATCATTATTGCCAATCACGGAGATAGGATTGATATTCCTGCCGGAGCGGTGCTGGAAAACAAGATTGTATCTGGCAACCTGCGCATCCTCGACCACTAA
- the LOC118389169 gene encoding UTP--glucose-1-phosphate uridylyltransferase-like isoform X1 — protein sequence MSVFEDLSKAGMAEFQEKLRLQHETSMHKELEKLLTTAKGAEQEISKKDFEGFKNLFHRFLQVKGPSVKWDKIHKPPEDLIHPYDKIKAQVLPDSVAASLNKLVVVKLNGGLGTSMGCKGPKSVISVRNENTFLDLTVHQIEHLNKTFNVDVPLVLMNSFNTDEDTKKILQKYTHHRVHIHTFNQSRYPRINKESLLPVAKDLGMHGDHADAWYPPGHGDIYASFYNSGLLDQLIAAGKEYIFVSNIDNLGATVDLFILNHLMTQPKDKRCEFIMEVTDKTRADVKGGTLIQYDDKLRLLEIAQVPKAHVDEFKSVTKFKIFNTNNLWISLAAIKRLHEQNAMDMEIIVNPKTLDGGLNVIQLETAVGAAIKAFDNALGVNVPRSRFLPVKTSSDLLLVMSNLYSLDAGSLTMSKKREFPSTPHVKLGSSFTKVHDFLMRFESIPDMLELDHLTVSGDVTFGKNVSLKGTVIIIANHGDRIDIPAGAVLENKIVSGNLRILDH from the exons ATGTCTGTTTTTGAAG ATCTCAGCAAAGCCGGGATGGCAGAGTTTCAGGAGAAGCTGCGGCTTCAGCATGAGACCTCCATGCACAAAGAGCTGGAGAAGCTGCTGACCACAGCCAAGGGGGCTGAACAGGAG ATTTCCAAAAAGGACTTTGAGGGTTTTAAGAACCTCTTCCACAGATTCCTCCAGGTGAAAGGACCCTCTGTGAAATGGGACAAGATCCACAAGCCCCCAGAGGATCTG ATCCACCCCTATGACAAGATCAAGGCCCAGGTGCTGCCGGACAGCGTGGCGGCCAGCCTCAACAAGCTGGTGGTGGTCAAGCTCAACGGAGGCCTTGGCACCAGCATGGGCTGCAAGGGCCCCAAGAGTGTCATCAGTGTCCGCAATGAGAACACCTTCCTGGACCTCACTGTCCATCAAATAGAG CACTTAAACAAGACATTCAACGTGGACGTGCCTCTGGTTCTCATGAACTCCTTCAACACAGACGAGGACACTAAGAAGATCCTGCAGAAGTACACACACCACCGGGTGCACATCCACACGTTCAACCAgagcag ATACCCGAGGATCAACAAGGAGTCCCTGCTGCCTGTGGCTAAGGACCTGGGAATGCACGGCGACCACGCAGACGCCTGGTACCCGCCCGGCCACGGAGACATCTACGCCAGCTTTTACAACTCCGGCCTGCTGGACCAGCTGATCGCCGCGGGCAAGGAGTACATCTTCGTGTCCAACATAGACAACCTGGGTGCCACCGTGGACCTGTTCATCCTCAACCACCTGATGACGCAGCCCAAAGACAAGCGCTGCGAGTTCATCATGGAGGTGACGGACAAGACCCGCGCAGACGTCAAG GGTGGCACGCTGATCCAGTACGACGACAAGCTGCGTCTGCTGGAGATTGCCCAGGTGCCCAAAGCCCACGTGGACGAGTTCAAGTCGGTCACCAAGTTCAAGATCTTCAACACCAACAACCTGTGGATCTCCCTGGCCGCCATTAAGAGGCTGCACGAGCAGAACGCCATGGACATGGAGATCATCGTCAACCCCAAG ACGCTGGACGGTGGTCTGAACGTGATCCAGTTAGAAACAGCGGTGGGCGCCGCGATCAAGGCCTTCGACAACGCCCTAGGTGTCAACGTGCCCCGTAGCCGCTTCCTTCCCGTCAAGACCTCGTCGGACCTGCTGCTGGTCATGTCAAACCTCTACAGCCTGGATGCCGGCTCGCTCACCATGAGCAAGAAGAGGGAGTTCCCCTCCACGCCACACGTCAAGCTGGGCAGCTCTTTCACCAAG GTCCATGACTTCCTGATGAGGTTTGAGAGCATCCCAGACATGCTAGAACTGGATCACCTGACAGTTTCAGGGGACGTCACCTTTGGAAAGAACGTCTCTCTCAAG GGAACTGTCATCATTATTGCCAATCACGGAGATAGGATTGATATTCCTGCCGGAGCGGTGCTGGAAAACAAGATTGTATCTGGCAACCTGCGCATCCTCGACCACTAA